CCCATAATTCCATAACACCGTGTCCTGCCAAATCTGATGCGCCGGCCATTATCGCCGTTCGCCGGGCGGAAAGCCAGCAAGTCCGCCCCCGCCGGTTTGGCCGCCCGGCGCGCAGCGACGAACCGTAGGCCGGGCAAGCCATTACGGTAATTCGCCGTCAGAGACAGGAAATTGACGGAGCGATGTCAAGATTTGGACAATCGGCGAATTCGGCGCGCTAGGTCGTGAAATGCAATTCGCGAATAACTGCTGCAATCCAATTGACCAGCCACGAATTCCTGTACCACCCGTTATGAAGGTAACGGTGGGGTAAGACTGCTGTGCTGCTGGAGCGGAGGGATGAGGGGAGGCGACGGCGCCAACGGCGAAACCGACGACCTCGTGACCGCCTACACGTACAACGCGCGCGGTCAGACGGAGACCATGCGCGACCCCTTGAATCGCACGACGCGGTACGAGTACGACGCCCGCGGCCTGCGCACCCGCGCCGTCTTCGCGGAGGGTTCGCCGGATCAAGGCGTGATGACCTTCGCATACGACGCGGCCGGCAACCAGACCGCGGCGACGGACGAAAATGGTCATCGCACCAGTTTGAATCTCACGCCATCCGTTGCGGCGTTGGCGGCATGGTAAGATCGTTGCGGTGCAGTAGCTCAATGCAGAGCGGAAGCGGCATAGCGGCCCAACCCGCCGCGACTTTCATAGCGAGTGGTCCAGGGATTGTTAGCGCGTCATAACTTTCGCGCACGAAAAGCCATCGGAACTACCCAATCACAGCCATGATCGGCCCAAACCCTTCCTCGACCAGGCGCACCGGGCGACCCTGGACCGTCACTTCCAAGTGTCGATGATCGAGGCCCAGTTGCCGCAAGATCGTGGCATGCAGATCACTGTAATAGTGCGGATCCTCCACGGCCTTGTAGCCGACGTCGTCCGTTGCGCCATGGACCGTGCCGCCTTTGATGCCGCCGCCGGCCAGCCATGACGAATAGCCGCGCGGATTGTGATCGCGCCCAGTGGTGTTTTGCGACCAAGGCGTCCGGCCGAACTCGCTCGTCCAAACCACGAGGGTTTCATCCAGCATGCCGCGCTGCTTCAAATCGCGCAGCAAGCCGGCGATCGGTTGATCGGTCGCGCGGCAGAGGGGAGCGTGCGAATCAATATCGCCGTGCGCGTCCCAATCGCCGTTGCCGCCGCCGCCATGACAGATCTGGATGAAACGCACGCCTTGTTCGGCCAGACGTCGCGCAAGAATCAACTGTTTGCCAAACCCGTCGGTGGCGTCCTGGCCGATGCCGTACATGTCCTTGATATGCGTTGGTTCGTTGGAAAAATCGACGAGTTGGGGCGCCGTCAGTTGCATCCGCGCGGCCAGTTCATAGGCCTTCGCCCGCGCGGCGATGTTCGCATTGATGGCGTACTGCGCGCGAAACTCCTGGTTCAATTCGTAGAGCGACTGCATCTGCCGCTCGCGCTCGAAGGCATTGGTTCTTGGGGAGGTTTCAGATTGGGAATGGGTGTTTCGCCGGGCTGAAACGGCGTCGCCGCGACGGTTGCGCCCAGATATCCGCCCGTCAGTTGCACGGGCGAAGAAGGTCGGCCGATGTTCACAAACATCGGGAGGTTCTGGTTGGCGGTCCCCAGCGCGTACGAGACCCAACTCCCCAACGTCGGATGATCCAACTGCCGCCCGCGATGCCCCGTGCAGGTTTCGATCACGGCCGGAAAGTGATTCCCCGCGTGACACCACATCGAGCGCACGACGGCGATGTCGTCGACCATGCTTCCGACGTGCGGAAACCAATCGGATACCGGGATGCCTGATTCGCCGTAGCGCGTGAACGTGCGCTGACAGGGAATAACCGGCCGCTGCATTTCCGCCTGATTGTCGCCAAACCCCACGGCGTCAATCAGCTTGCCGGCCCATTTGTCGTCCTTGGGGTCGAACGTGTCGATGTGGCTGACGCCGCCGCACATGAACAGAAAAATGACGGACCGCGCCTTCACCGGAAAGCGCTGAATGGCTGCCTCCTGAGGCAACTCGCCGGCCTCGGCCCAGAGCGCGCCCATCGCCACGCCAAGAAAGCCGCCGCCGGCCCGGTGGAGCAGTTGTCGCCGCGACTGAAGATCGCTGGCCGCGAAGTTGTGCTCCATCGATTACCTCACGTAGATGAATTCATCGAGATTGAACAACAACCACGCCAGTCCTTTTAACTTCGCCGGATCATTTTCCAGGTACGCCAACGCGCGTTCGCGCTCGCCGTCGGAAGGCCCGCGACCAATTGCCCAGCGGTAGCCGAGTTCGACGGCGGCTGAGAGATCGCCTTCACCGTCCTTGAGGAGCCGTTCCGCGAACATCGTACACGCGCGATCGACCTCGTCGCTATTCATCATGAACAGACCCTGCGTCGCGGTCACGGTTTGCGTGCGCTGCGGGCAAGGCGCCCGACCGTCGTCGACATCGAACGCTTGCAGGAAATTCGGCATGACGT
This is a stretch of genomic DNA from Planctomycetia bacterium. It encodes these proteins:
- a CDS encoding RHS repeat domain-containing protein translates to MRGGDGANGETDDLVTAYTYNARGQTETMRDPLNRTTRYEYDARGLRTRAVFAEGSPDQGVMTFAYDAAGNQTAATDENGHRTSLNLTPSVAALAAW
- a CDS encoding DUF1501 domain-containing protein: MQSLYELNQEFRAQYAINANIAARAKAYELAARMQLTAPQLVDFSNEPTHIKDMYGIGQDATDGFGKQLILARRLAEQGVRFIQICHGGGGNGDWDAHGDIDSHAPLCRATDQPIAGLLRDLKQRGMLDETLVVWTSEFGRTPWSQNTTGRDHNPRGYSSWLAGGGIKGGTVHGATDDVGYKAVEDPHYYSDLHATILRQLGLDHRHLEVTVQGRPVRLVEEGFGPIMAVIG
- a CDS encoding DUF1501 domain-containing protein; this encodes MEHNFAASDLQSRRQLLHRAGGGFLGVAMGALWAEAGELPQEAAIQRFPVKARSVIFLFMCGGVSHIDTFDPKDDKWAGKLIDAVGFGDNQAEMQRPVIPCQRTFTRYGESGIPVSDWFPHVGSMVDDIAVVRSMWCHAGNHFPAVIETCTGHRGRQLDHPTLGSWVSYALGTANQNLPMFVNIGRPSSPVQLTGGYLGATVAATPFQPGETPIPNLKPPQEPMPSSASGRCSRSTN